One stretch of Miscanthus floridulus cultivar M001 chromosome 18, ASM1932011v1, whole genome shotgun sequence DNA includes these proteins:
- the LOC136524624 gene encoding uncharacterized protein: MAEAAEQQAAVCKDAQDRWRPSNESTSVSHDSHHLCLMAKKSKKKTNKKEQAKEIAQIDDQLESDIEIENSYTLDHVSSKDKLILMKLVKKNDELEEENEKQEQSLQRQEMFLISKLEELKKIKERYEKLSIEHALVTNSSSNVSQLEKENFELKERLDELSNKDIQVRQQKEREARRKDTQTLKQIAARLELEPSRSPLSDEAASEPETEEQQQARYDRQFVEFFQRQ; the protein is encoded by the exons atggccgaggcagcagagcagcaagcagctgtttgcaaggATGCTCAAGACCGGTGGCGACCAAGtaatgagtcaacctcagtatctcatgattctcatcacttgtgtctcatggccaagaaaagcaagaagaagactAACAAGAAAGaacaagccaaggagatagcacaaATAGATGATCAATtggagagtgatattgaaattgaaaaTAGTTACACTCTTGATCATGTAAGTAGCAAAGACAAGCTCATCCTCATGAAGCTAGTtaagaagaatgatgagctagaggaagagaatgagaagcaagagcaatcacttcaacgGCAAGaaatgtttctcatctccaagttaGAAGAACTAAAGAAAAtcaaagagaggtatgaaaaattatcaattgagcatgctttagttactaactcctcttctaatgtttcacaactagagaaggaaaactttgagctcaaggaaaggctagatgaactatcaaacaa AGACATACAGgttaggcagcagaaggagagagaggctaggaggaaggacactcagactctaaagcagattgctgctagacttgagcttgagccttctaggtctccactatcagatgaggcggccagtgagcctgagactgaggagcagcaacaGGCTAGGTACGACAgacagtttgttgagttctttcAGCGTCAATAG
- the LOC136522014 gene encoding glycosylinositol phosphorylceramide mannosyl transferase 1-like: MPRMAKLLLKLQAVAAVDRRHGPGPGPGRRHPLAPRHAPAATRFVPSCRALCLLALAAAATTLALALTLQNHRLGPADPSSSAAAISPRGGFAVVINTWRRPALLWRSVAHYSACGGVDAVHVVWSEPRPLPPETLRGGVLGLNGTRRGGAGVRFEINDADSLNNRFRPIRGLVADAVFSVDDDLIVPCSTLRFAFSVWQSAPSAMVGFVPRMHWLTNPRGSEEEYRYGSWWSVWWTGTYSMVLSKASFFHKKYLDMYTNQMLPSIRKYVNENRNCEDIAMAFLVANATGAPPVWVQGRIFETGSSGISSLKGHALQRSRCLNAFTAMYGHMPLVATTVKAVDSRRSWFW; encoded by the exons ATGCCGCGGATGGCCAAGCTGCTGCTCAAGCTGCAGGCAGTGGCGGCGGTGGACAGGAGGCACGGCCCCGGTCCCGGTCCCGGCCGCCGCCACCCGCTCGCGCCACGCCACGCTCCCGCCGCCACCAGATTCGTGCCCTCCTGCCGCGCCCTCTGCCTCCTCGCCCtcgcggccgccgccaccacgctcGCGCTGGCGCTCACGCTCCAGAATCATCGTCTCGGCCCCGCCGACccttcctcctccgccgccgccatctcgCCACG CGGCGGCTTCGCTGTGGTGATCAACACGTGGAGGCGCCCAGCGCTGCTGTGGAGGTCGGTGGCGCACTATTCCGCCTGCGGGGGCGTCGACGCCGTCCACGTGGTGTGGAGCGAGCCGCGGCCGCTGCCGCCGGAGACCCTGCGCGGGGGCGTCCTCGGCCTCAACGGCacccggcgcggcggcgcgggcgtgcgTTTCGAGATCAACGACGCCGACAGCCTCAACAACAGGTTCAGGCCCATCCGCGGGCTCGTGGCGGACGCCGTCTTCTCCGTCGACGACGACCTCATCGTCCCTTGCTCCACGCTGCGCTTCGCCTTCTCTGTGTGGCAGAGCGCGCCCTCCGCCATGGTCGGCTTCGTGCCGCGGATGCACTGGCTTACCAACCCG AGAGGCAGTGAAGAGGAATACCGATATGGAAGCTGGTGGTCAGTTTGGTGGACAGGGACATACAGCATGGTTCTTTCCAAAGCGAGTTTCTTCCACAAGAAGTACTTGGATATGTATACCAACCAAATGCTACCGTCCATTCGCAAATATGTGAATGAAAACAG GAACTGTGAGGATATTGCAATGGCTTTTCTTGTTGCAAATGCTACTGGAGCTCCACCTGTATGGGTGCAAG GAAGGATATTTGAGACTGGGTCGAGCGGCATCAGCAGTTTGAAAGGCCATGCCTTGCAGAGATCAAGATGTCTCAATGCGTTCACCGCCATGTACGGCCATATGCCCCTCGTAGCCACCACAGTCAAGGCTGTGGACAGCCGCAGGAGCTGGTTCTGGTGA
- the LOC136522015 gene encoding thylakoid lumenal 16.5 kDa protein, chloroplastic-like encodes MLVPSFPWCFLSTAPSACFFHLPLAAAAAASCADHTMVSIVAEAWALAGCGPASKAAAVVQELPVQQHPSAAVAGGKTKKRAVSFRGVSSGGAQDHRREAAVVVGRRRGLASCALAALAASFSPLAADRAARALVLEEDDDIELLERMKEDRKKRLEKQGIISSSGTETGHLQDLIYKLSKVGQAIDKDDLPAASSVLGPSSDAQWVQNINAAFSKFSSSPEERSVVDSFNSSLATLFTSVNKLDAESSKSAFVSSATALEKWIALAGLGGQLKGY; translated from the exons ATGCTAGTTCCTTCCTTTCCTTGGTGTTTTTTGTCCACAGCCCCTAGCGCCTGCTTCTTCCATCTGCCTcttgctgcggctgcggctgcttcCTGTGCCGATCACACGATGGTGTCCATTGTCGCCGAGGCATGGGCGCTCGCCGGATGCGGCCCGGCGTccaaggcggcggcggtggtgcagGAGTTGCCGGTGCAGCAGCATCCTTCTGCTGCAGTAGCAGGAGGGAAGACCAAGAAGAGAGCCGTGTCGTTCAGAGGCGTCAGCAGCGGCGGTGCCCAGGACCACCGGCGTgaggccgccgtcgtcgtcggccgGCGGCGCGGCCTCGCGTCGTGCGCGCTCGCCGCCCTCGCTGCCTCGTTCTCCCCGCTCGCCGCTGACCGCGCCGCGCGAGCCCTTGTCCTCGAGGAGGACGACGACATCGAGCTCCTGGAGCGCATGAAGGAGGACAGGAAGAAGCGGCTGGAGAAGCAGGGCATCATCAGCTCCTCTGGCACCGAGACCG GACATTTGCAGGACCTCATCTACAAGCTGAGCAAAGTTGGGCAGGCCATTGACAAGGATGATCTCCCAGCCGCAAGCAGCGTGCTGGGACCAAGTTCAGATGCCCAGTGGGTGCAGAACATCAATGCAGCTTTCTCCAAG TTCAGCTCAAGCCCAGAGGAGAGGAGCGTGGTTGACAGCTTCAACAGCTCACTGGCCACATTGTTTACATCAG TGAACAAGCTCGACGCTGAATCCTCCAAGTCGGCGTTCGTGTCTTCTGCGACGGCGTTGGAGAAATGGATTGCGTTAGCCGGACTGGGTGGCCAGCTCAAAGGCTACTGA